A region from the Aegilops tauschii subsp. strangulata cultivar AL8/78 chromosome 5, Aet v6.0, whole genome shotgun sequence genome encodes:
- the LOC109774603 gene encoding trans-cinnamate:CoA ligase, peroxisomal encodes MDSLPKRDANHVPLSPVTFLPRAAAVYADRTSVVCGGTAFTWRQTHDRCVRLSAALQALGVARNDVVSVLAPNTPALYEMHFAVPMAGGVINAINTRLDAAGVAAILRHAAPKLLFVDYQYIRVATDALKSIASSSLPLLVVIDDIDAPTGARVGELEYEGLVARGDPARHPPREVVDEWDAVALNYTSGTTSAPKGVVYSHRGAYLSTVGLLLQWGVGHEPVYLWSLPMFHCNGWTFTWGIAARGGANVCVRAPTADAMYSAITDHGVTHMCVAPVLFNVLLDAHRDPLPRAVEVLTGGAPPPAALLERVERLGFHVTHAYGMTEATGPAMVCEWRERWDALPAPERAALKARQGVSAISLAGADVKNLKTMASVPRDGTTLGEIVLRGSSVMKGYYKNPEATDAAFRGGWFLTGDVGVVHPDGYVEIKDRSKDVIISGGENISSVEVEAALYGHPAVQEAAVVAMPHPHWGETPCAFVALKKEFDSGAGEVSEEELVAFCRSKMAHFMVPRKVVFVDELPKNATGKVQKLALRERARGLRPRDSDKKKPDPTRPTTLTALSRL; translated from the coding sequence ATGGACAGCTTGCCGAAGCGCGACGCCAACCACGTGCCGCTGAGCCCGGTCACCTTCCTGCCCCGGGCAGCGGCCGTGTACGCCGACCGCACCTCCGTCGTCTGCGGCGGCACCGCCTTCACGTGGCGCCAGACGCACGACCGCTGCGTCCGCCTGTCCGCCGCGCTGCAGGCGCTCGGCGTCGCCCGGAACGACGTCGTCTCCGTGCTCGCGCCCAACACCCCCGCGCTCTACGAGATGCACTTCGCGGTGCCCATGGCTGGGGGCGTGATCAACGCCATCAACacccgcctcgacgccgccggcGTCGCCGCCATCCTCCGCCACGCCGCCCCCAAGCTCCTCTTCGTCGACTACCAGTACATCCGCGTCGCCACCGACGCGCTCAAGAGCATCGCCTCGTCGTCCCTGCCGCTGCTGGTGGTCATCGACGACATCGACGCGCCGACGGGGGCGCGCGTGGGCGAGCTGGAGTACGAGGGATTGGTGGCGCGCGGCGACCCGGCCAGGCACCCGCCGCGCGAGGTGGTGGACGAGTGGGACGCCGTCGCGCTCAACTACACCTCCGGCACCACGTCGGCTCCCAAGGGCGTCGTGTACAGCCATCGGGGCGCCTACCTCAGCACGGTCGGGCTGCTGCTGCAGTGGGGCGTGGGCCACGAGCCGGTCTACCTCTGGTCGCTCCCCATGTTCCACTGCAACGGCTGGACCTTCACGTGGGGCATTGCGGCGCGCGGCGGCGCCAACGTCTGCGTCCGCGCGCCCACGGCCGACGCCATGTACTCCGCCATCACCGACCACGGCGTCACCCACATGTGCGTCGCGCCAGTGCTCTTCAACGTCCTTCTCGACGCCCACCGCGACCCACTGCCCCGTGCCGTCGAGGTGCTTACGGGCGGCGCGCCACCGCCGGCAGCGCTACTGGAGCGCGTCGAGCGCCTCGGGTTCCATGTTACGCACGCCTACGGCATGACCGAGGCGACCGGCCCGGCCATGGTCTGCGAGTGGCGGGAGCGGTGGGACGCGCTGCCGGCGCCGGAGCGCGCTGCGCTCAAGGCGCGGCAGGGCGTGAGCGCGATCTCCCTCGCCGGGGCCGACGTCAAGAACCTCAAGACCATGGCGAGCGTGCCCCGGGACGGCACCACGCTCGGCGAGATCGTGCTGCGCGGGAGCAGTGTGATGAAAGGGTACTACAAGAACCCGGAGGCCACGGACGCGGCGTTCCGCGGCGGGTGGTTCCTGACGGGCGACGTGGGCGTGGTGCACCCGGACGGGTACGTGGAGATCAAGGACCGGTCCAAGGACGTGATCATCTCCGGCGGCGAGAACATCAGCAGCGTGGAGGTGGAGGCGGCGCTGTACGGCCACCCGGCGGTGCAGGAGGCGGCGGTGGTCGCCATGCCGCACCCGCACTGGGGCGAGACGCCGTGCGCCTTCGTCGCGTTGAAGAAGGAGTTCGactccggcgccggcgaggtgaGCGAGGAGGAGCTGGTGGCCTTCTGCCGGAGTAAGATGGCGCACTTCATGGTGCCCAGGAAGGTGGTCTTCGTCGACGAGCTGCCCAAGAACGCCACGGGCAAGGTGCAGAAGCTCGCGCTGCGCGAGAGGGCGCGCGGGCTCAGGCCCAGAGATTCCGACAAGAAGAAGCCCGACCCCACCCGGCCCACCACGTTGACCGCCCTGTCAAGGCTTTGA